DNA from Eucalyptus grandis isolate ANBG69807.140 chromosome 5, ASM1654582v1, whole genome shotgun sequence:
ttcttttccattatttcTACAATCTTATGTTAATTTGGCTTTTGCTTAAAATGCTTTCCTATATAGGCCTTATGCCGGACGTCCTATAAACATTTTAGAAATGCCTATATTGAACAAGTGCACCTGAATTAATATCCAGGTTTAGTTATTTAACTTTTCATGTAGTACTGAAACATAATCTCTTCATATATTAGTGAAGTTATGCTACTTTCATGATTGTTCCCCGATCATTCATGCATACAaacatatatagatatatatatatatatatatatatatatatatatatatttatatatttatatatttatgtacTCATCAACTTAGTCTCCTCCCTGTCTCTTTCGCTGGCGCGAGGTGCAAATGTCGAAGAGATGAACAAGCATGTCTTTTGTTCCCACTATCAAGTACGCAATCCTGTGCTAGACCTTAAAAGGGAGGGCATCTTTCCAATTGGTCGCTCCTCTGCGGAGGATAAGATGCATCGCCAGTGGCGATAACGAAGATGTGAACATGGTCGCCCCCTGAACTTTGCCCACAAGATCCTGTCGCCAGATGAGCCAAAGTGGAAATTCACATGCGCCCATTCGCACCCCGGTTAAATGTCTCTCCAGATGTATCTCCCGTATAGATGCCCGCTACAAGTACTCATGTCCATTCGTCTACagtcttccttccttctttcctcCGTCGAGTTACAGTGTTTCGCGTCAGTTCCTAGATCAAGGCTCGATTCTAGGGAATGTACTTTGTTTCGCGGAGCGTGCTGTGCATGAGCTTAGAGGATGCCATCTTCACACGGTTTTCTTCACGAAAAACATGGATTCGTTGCGAGAACATGCGTGTCCAAGCTGCACGGGAGAAAGTGATGATGGTTTGTGGGATCGGGGCGATGGAAAGGATGTGGGGTTTTCTAATGTTAGTGGGATCGATGCTTTTCCCTTATGCAGAGGGTTTCGAAAATCATATTCAGTCTTCAGATTTGTTTCCATGCGTGATAGGGAATCCACATGCCCCGCCACATTAAGGCTCGTGTCTTCTTGCGCGCCACTAGGACACAcgatccgagagagagagagagagagacagagagatggTGCCTGGATTGGACAAAAGAATTCGTGCTCACGAGTGACTAAACATGGAATCACGGAGGAGTTAATGAAGGACGTAACAGCTAGATGGTGCTGGATCTTTTGCGAGAGACGAGACAATCAATGGAAGTACATTCCGCCTATATACATTCCCCAAAGCACAACACTCTTACTTAATGTCCCATCATAATTCACGGTTTGTCCTGTAACCATTGGCATGTCGATGATGGGTTGGAGCTACTGGACAAGGGTTTAATCAAGGAACTCTGTACACTGACTTTAAGAGTGCATGTATTAGGAGAGAAATTATGGCTATGATTCATTCTAGTAGAGTAGACCAATAGACTTTGAAGATTATAAGAGCAAAATTTCTTAGGCTAAACTCCAGCAACGATAAAACCCATGATGGCACATTTCTTaagttttgattgattatatcaATCGTGTTATTTAGTGAAATGAAACTTAATGAAAAGCCTGTCGAACTAGAAAAAATGACATACATAAGATAATTGATGTAAAATGAGCTCAGTGCTCTCAATCATGGATTTGACCATAATAGGATGTCTTTCCGACATTTGGTTTTTCGAAAGCTTAAACTTTTCTTTAACCCTATATGAACTTATGGCGATTATACTTTTGTATTTCAATCTAAGTTGGAATGGGAAGACTTGAAAAGCATGTCCATTTGCTCCTCCAAGCAAGCCCATTTATATTAGTATGGGGTTGGCCCcatcttttcattattttctatgGACTTTGTTcatcgattgatcaatggatgGGCCTGGATAATTTCAAGCTCAGCCCGTTCGACAGAAGATGCTTTGTGGTGATGCTAACGTTGGACCTAGAAGGTGAATTCTCCATATAAAGCATGCTCCTTTCTACTAAAAGAGTTCATATTTCTTGCAATGATCTACCTTACAATGGGCAGCTAGATTCCTTCACTATACTCAACCGTAGCTCAATGCTCATGACAGTGTAGTGCCATGACAGCCATGGCATTCATACTTTTGTGGGCATATATAACCATCTCGCTGATGGAGACAAGGAATTACGCCCCAAACTGATGACGCTGCAATCACTctccccacaaaaaaaaaaaaagagcaaaattcAGCTGCCGTTTGTCCCCACTTACATTTATTTTAGACAGGAATTGTAGCATTCCTCGGCCTTCCGTGCCGGGAGAGGAAGGAAATCCTCCCGCTCGATAGTGATCTCTTCAGGGTCGCCGGACTCACTGCACATGCACAGTGCAAGTACGAAGGGCTTCTCTTATTATCTGCCTTTGGTACTTCCCCTAGCGAATGCTTCACCGGTCCTGGTTCCGCATTTCCTGTGCACTCGTCCACTCCGATGACTAGCTGCTCTTCGCCGTTCGCCTGAAGCGATATGCCGGCGACTGAAACGCAGGTTCGACACGAGTGATCCATAGAAAACGATCTCCTGACATGCTGCGACTGCGAGCTTCCTTCCCTCACCTCAATTACGGTATGTGTGCGTTCAGGGTTTGCCAAATCGCTAGAAATCTGCGATGGGGTTCCAGGACTGTTACTTATGTGCACTGTCTTGTGGGCTGAGCCTGGATCTTGTGCGGCCGGTGAATTATCATCTTCACTTTCTTCCTGGTGGATCTCTGGGGAGGATTCAGTTCCTAACGAGCTCCCATCGGTCGCAAGAGCAGGAGTCAGAGCTGGCGAAGCACTAGGAGCACTGGAAATGACGTCAGAGCGGCACAGCGGGCAGTTTGAATGGGACTTCAGCCATGTGTCGATGCACGGCACATGGAAAACGTGAGTGCACTTGGGCAAGAGCCTGATGCTCTCATCCTCCTGGAACTCGCTGAGGCACACCGAGCAGGTCCCTTCTATTAGCCCACCATCGTGCTTCTTGTACCTGCACATCGTGATCGACTTGATCAGGGCCTCATCCAATCCCCCGGTCGCGATCTGCCAGGGCTCTTGGACCGACGGGGGGCGGTTTTCTTCAAGTTGCGCATCCAGGTCATAGATTTCACTTCTTCTCGAGTTGGTGCCGCGCCAGCACTTGGAGATTAGGGTATAGTAACTCACTAGGAGGAAAGCACTGGCCAAAATTCCAATGATTGCTATGACGAGTGGGGAAAAAGTTGGGCCTGAATTGTCATCATCTGGAAATCGAAAAGTTGGTGGAGGAGGCAAAGCAAAATTGCACCACTGTGTACAGTAAAAGCTGCAGAGACCTCGTGAGCAATCTTTAGTGGTCAAGTATGGAATCCAAGTTTTGGGGTATCCTGGAGACTCCATAATTGGATCATAAGTAGAGTGACCGGGAGGCTCTAGGAAATTCTCCTCCGCTTTTTGGACAAGCTAGAGAGAAAAACTCTGAAATGTTTCAGAAGATGCTATTAAATTGAGACAGTTCTCACTTGATGTTTATACCAACTAACCAGACAGAAGCAAAGAATACCTGGAATTGCAAGGGGATTGGAAGGCTTGTGGCTCGTGGCTCGTGGCTCATTCCACTGGCTCTGAGTCTGAGCAAGGAGTGATCTAACTGTCAAACTTGTGTGAATGGACAACTTCTCAGGCACAAAGATAGAGATATGAGGATTGAGGCAAAGCTGAAAAGCAGCAGCTGAGTTGGAACAGCATAGGAAAGAGGAAGGTGTGGGGCTGCCGATGGGGTAATATTCTCTTCCTCtcatttcttttgcttttggtgctctcttctttttcttttggtttccaTCTCTCCTTTTTTGCCCTAttcaattgcttctttttttctttccgagGGGATGCTGGTTTGTTGACTAAGGTGGGAATTCATTGAAAGTAATGAATGCTTTCATTGTTGCTGTCCAAGCCTGCTGTAATTGCAGCTGAGTGGGAGTATATGGCATGACCCCATAAGAGACATTgcaatgttttcctcttttttcttttccctggaTAAGCTTTGAGTACTTTgcagatcaaaagaaaaaaaaaagcgggaGGAGCTGAAAATTGTGAGAGAACAAGAGAAGTAGTATAATAccaacttttcaaaaaaaaatatggtgCCAAAACTCACAAGTCAGAGGATCACGCTCGAGATCTTTATACACAGCATCTGATTCTCTCTAGAGTTGGCAACTTTTGTTAAAGATTTCAAAGATTCTCCATCAACGTTTCGAATTTCTTTGATCTAgacaatgttcatctttctacACATGCTACAAGGGCCATCTGACCATTGTGCCTACGCCAACAATGTCACTCATGTCATCAACTGATGTTATAAACGATAACCAATGATAACACGTCAATGCACCGGCCCATCTTAGTGTCTTTCTATCTTTAAGTATGAATTCCACAACCTCCATAGATGACATTGATTGGTGACATATTGATGGTACTTTTCCAGCACTACCTCATTTCATTCAATCCTCTgaaacctttttttatttattcataaatttcttTAACAGCATCGAGTTCCATTAgctttttctcccatttttctaTGAGTAAGaaaccccttttctttttccaatatcAGAATATTTAAGtatcatctaataatttaagttcTTAGAATAATTAGTAGTgatatcacaaatgtattagaGTTAGAAGGtcatgagttcaaattttctaggcccTTATTTGTCTTATCAATCATACATTTCTATGCTTCAACCAAAGTCTAGTCTATGAGTGaagagaaattttaatttaaatattaaagcACGCCTTGCCCACCTATGTATTAGTGTGCTCTACCATTGCCTTAGGACATGTGTAATTCACCTTTTTCACCAAATTACATGTGGAGGCAGTGTTTCTTAAAAAATCCATTGTCACGGGTAGAACCTGCACCTGGCAAAGTTTCTTTGCCATGACCAGCAACACATTGAATCGGGGGCTTCACGTCAGCCCTCAACATCGAGAATTTCCTCCCAACACGAGAGGAAGATGCAGACTAAGTCATCTGCTCAGAAACTTCTGCGCTTCAACCAATGTGCCTTGATCCAAGAGGGCCATAGAGAGCCAGCTCTCACGAGTTACATCCATGTTAGCTTCATGGCAATAGCTTTATTCCACTAATAAGTTTGTTTTGAGGCACCCAACCTACCCTCCTAAAGAATGCTTTTATTCTGGCAAGTGAGTATAAGAGCTTATACTTCAATCTTGAGACCAAATCAGCTGAGCGGAAGCTAGATATCCGCATTTTCTTTAAGACCCTACATTTTGTTAGAATTGTTATAGCTCTAGCACCGTGTACTATGCATATCTTCTATTGAAAAGGAATTCAAGCAAGAATGTGCATCAAAAGAAGGTATATTATGATTCAAGGTGAGCAATTCcttgtcctttcttttttttcccttctctatCTTATGGAAATATCACACAAAACCCACCGATGGACAGTTGAGTTGGTTGGACTTCAATTACTTCATTGTAAGATCTCAGAGTCGAAACTCCACAATTGCTAACATATCTTAAATAAGGGGCTATAGTCCGGGGTGCACCACGCACTTTACGGGCCTTGGGCTGCCCGGCGTAAGCCCGACGAGCTTAGCGGATCctgagcataaaaaaaaaaaaaaaaaaaagtaatgtcACGCAAATCTTGATTATGGGATTTATATGACCTTTATGTAAATGTAGTCTCCATCAATCTGTTAATTAAAAACTTTTAGATTAGATTTTCTAACTATTAGAATCTGATTCTACACTGTTAATTTCGCGTTTCCGTGTTCCTCCATCATACCGTTTCCTTGTCAATTAAGGACTGAACCTGGATTTGATGCATAAAGCCATAGGTCCTCTTTCTTCATATAGTTAATTCTAacttttatttatgtatttctcTTTAGTTTTCGTTTCAAATCTTTTCACGTCTCTCTATGCACGGTATTCCTTTTTCAAAAGGGAGTCCTAAAGTGATTTGACGTATGGAAGCAACCCGACAATCAACACGAAACACGTATATACAACACATCATCATTCGAtcatggtttttcttttcttggcttttgTCCTGCATCCAAGGCAGGGGAACCGAAACCCTCAGAGCAAGCGTGGCGGACAGCAAAAAAGCTCGATCTTGTGTCCACATTTCAACATCTCTCTCCATCACTGTACTGTACTATACCTTTTACCCTCATCATTCTCCATGACAAATCTCCCTTGGCTTCCTAAATCCTGAGCCCCTAGATACATTCTTGGCTTGCATAGTTTCCTCGGAACGAAATAATTATGGCGCTAAGCAACAACGTGATCGGGGCCATAAACTTCGTGGCCGTCCTCCTGTCGATCCCAGTCATCGGGGCGGGGATCTGGCTGTCCACGGAGGCCGACAACGCGTGCGTGAAGATCTTGCAATGGCCGGTCATCATCCTCGGGGTCCTGATCCTGGTGGTGGCGCTCGCCGGATTCATCGGAGGGATCTGGAGGATCCAGTGGCTCCTGATATTCTACCTCGTGGCAATGCTGGTCATGATAGTGCTGCTCGGTTGCCTGGTGGTGTTCGTGTACATGGTGACGGTGCGAGGCCACGGCCACCCGGAGCCGAGCCGGGCCTACTTGGAGTACGATTTGAACGACTACTCGGGGTGGATGAGGAGGCGGGTCAAGAGCTCGTTCAAGTGGGACAAGATTAGGAGCTGCCTGAGCTCCACCAGCATGTGTGCCGAGCTGAACCAGAGCTACAGGATGGCTCAGGATTTCTTCGACGCCAGGATCAGTCCGTTGCAGGTAATTTTTTATCCATGTATTAATCTTCGTCGTTCTTCCGAAACTGATGTTTCCCCTCGAGTTGGCGTGTGAGAAAACACCGTTATGGTCGTGACTTTGTTGTGACCTTGTTTCTaacgaaagaagaagaatccgCCTTGCGTATAAACCTTCCAAAACAGCTCTTTTTCAGCATTCTCACTCTAAAGTACACAGTGCATAGACCGTCTCCTTCCCGGTCTTCTGGATGCTCATACACGAGTTGAGATGGGGGAATCGCGATGGCCGTCGATTAAGGTTTTCTTCCCAGGGTTTTACGGGCCAGGTCGTTCTTGATTAATAAATTCCTAGAGCTTAACTAGCATCTTAGGCTGGGGTGTTTTCTTGAACAACGGTGAACAGCAAAAACGAGAGAGAAAAGTAAAGCGAAACTGGGGTTAAAGGTTCTCGAGCCATGTGCTATCATCTTCTTTTCCAAATATTCCTCGACTTTACCATCaaatgtcttttcttttttttggggggttcttgcatcttttcaaatcttttatcctttttctttctcattaaaCAGTCGGGATGTTGTAAGCCGCCGACGGAGTGCGGGTACACCTTCATCAACCCGACGTACTGGATCAGCCCGATCAACAATGCCGCCGACATGGACTGCCTGAACTGGAGCAACGACCAGAACCAGCTCTGCTACAATTGCAACTCGTGCAAGGCCGGCCTGCTCGCGAACCTGAagaaagaatggagaagggcCGACGTTGTCTTGCTCATAACGCTCGTGGCATTGATCTCTGTCTACCTGATCGGGTGCTGTGCCTTCAGGAACGCCAAGACCGAGGACCTCTTCCGCAGGTACAAGCAAGGCTACACTTAGTACGTAAGAGAGAGTGATGCTGGTGGAGTTTTCTGAGTGGAGATAAGTGGGAAATGGGTTTAGGGTTTGGATTGAATTGGAGGGTTCTTagtttgttgactttttttcttgCTCATTCATCATCGCTTTCAATACGTGGGGTCCTACTT
Protein-coding regions in this window:
- the LOC104443543 gene encoding RING-H2 finger protein ATL51 isoform X1; the encoded protein is MSHEPRATSLPIPLQFQLVQKAEENFLEPPGHSTYDPIMESPGYPKTWIPYLTTKDCSRGLCSFYCTQWCNFALPPPPTFRFPDDDNSGPTFSPLVIAIIGILASAFLLVSYYTLISKCWRGTNSRRSEIYDLDAQLEENRPPSVQEPWQIATGGLDEALIKSITMCRYKKHDGGLIEGTCSVCLSEFQEDESIRLLPKCTHVFHVPCIDTWLKSHSNCPLCRSDVISSAPSASPALTPALATDGSSLGTESSPEIHQEESEDDNSPAAQDPGSAHKTVHISNSPGTPSQISSDLANPERTHTVIEVREGSSQSQHVRRSFSMDHSCRTCVSVAGISLQANGEEQLVIGVDECTGNAEPGPVKHSLGEVPKADNKRSPSYLHCACAVSPATLKRSLSSGRISFLSRHGRPRNATIPV
- the LOC104443545 gene encoding protein TORNADO 2 yields the protein MALSNNVIGAINFVAVLLSIPVIGAGIWLSTEADNACVKILQWPVIILGVLILVVALAGFIGGIWRIQWLLIFYLVAMLVMIVLLGCLVVFVYMVTVRGHGHPEPSRAYLEYDLNDYSGWMRRRVKSSFKWDKIRSCLSSTSMCAELNQSYRMAQDFFDARISPLQSGCCKPPTECGYTFINPTYWISPINNAADMDCLNWSNDQNQLCYNCNSCKAGLLANLKKEWRRADVVLLITLVALISVYLIGCCAFRNAKTEDLFRRYKQGYT
- the LOC104443543 gene encoding RING-H2 finger protein ATL51 isoform X2, with product MESPGYPKTWIPYLTTKDCSRGLCSFYCTQWCNFALPPPPTFRFPDDDNSGPTFSPLVIAIIGILASAFLLVSYYTLISKCWRGTNSRRSEIYDLDAQLEENRPPSVQEPWQIATGGLDEALIKSITMCRYKKHDGGLIEGTCSVCLSEFQEDESIRLLPKCTHVFHVPCIDTWLKSHSNCPLCRSDVISSAPSASPALTPALATDGSSLGTESSPEIHQEESEDDNSPAAQDPGSAHKTVHISNSPGTPSQISSDLANPERTHTVIEVREGSSQSQHVRRSFSMDHSCRTCVSVAGISLQANGEEQLVIGVDECTGNAEPGPVKHSLGEVPKADNKRSPSYLHCACAVSPATLKRSLSSGRISFLSRHGRPRNATIPV